The Eretmochelys imbricata isolate rEreImb1 chromosome 4, rEreImb1.hap1, whole genome shotgun sequence sequence TCTGTTGCATATTCTGCACTCATTTCATGTGTAGAACTCCAAAAACAGAATATGCAGTAGAGCACTGTACTTTGGGTAAAAGATCTGTAATGTTTGTTGGGGGTGGGAAAGACTTCTTAATTTCCCACTGCTGCAAAAAATTTGTCCTTAAAAAGATCTACACAAACTCTTGAAACCTTTGGTGGATGAATTAAGTTGATATTGTTCTGTGTTTAAATTATAGCAGCTTCCTGCAGCAGACCTATGCTTTCCATTTTCATCTAACTGCTCTGTACCACTAATTAATATTAAAGAAAGCAGTCTTAGAATTTCTGACTTAGTTATAAACATGTTGGTGCTAATTTCTCTTCATTTTAGAGAGAACATTAACATGATATTTCAGAGCCTTTGTTTCCAGAGATTGGATTTAGATAAAGTtcttcctaaatgcatgactttcaGAGAGATTTGAACTGTGTTTATGTAATAGAAAATGTGTAAAAACAAGTATCTGTTTAACCTGTGCTAATTATAGTTAGATCTATTGTTACTAGAAAATAACAGGGGTAGAGTCTGCAAATCTGTGACTAATCATGGATTTTTTGAGACTCAGGGAAGCAGGCCTCATATTGGAGATAAGCTTTTCCTTCTGATGTAGCTCAAAAACAAAGAAAGCTTGatctttaaaaatgtcattgaacACATAATGGTGGGGAACGATTTTCATACAGGCATCTGTTGAAGCAGTTTCCTTGCACTGCAGCTATTGTAAATGTCTGCCAGTGTGAAAATTAATAAGTGCTAAAGAGGGGGGAAAAGTTGGTGGCTACCATAAAACAAGGGCCATCATCTCGAAAATATACTTTATTTTAAGTTGCACTGGTGGTTGTCAAACGTGACACTTAAGAATATTTAATGTAACGACTTGAAGGAAACAGTTAAAAATCTTGTGCTTTTGACAGCTCTTTGTGTAATCCGTTTCACTTAActtcataaaatgtcacagtCCTTTTAAAATCGTTTTCTTGATCTGGGAGACCATCTTTTCTAAGTGTATAACTTTTCTTGCAggtattaaaatgtaaattgtaCAGAAATTGGCAAACTATTCCTAACCAACTGCCTGTCTCTttaggattggtccaaaagaagaCTTTTTCCATTGTTCAAAATGTAACTTATGTCTAGCTTTGAGTTTTCAAGGAAAACATAAGGTATGAATGTAATACTCTatagtttcatttaaaaagaacacCGCTACCCCCATCACTGTGCTTAAGAAAATGAGAGCTGGTACATCCTAGCTAGACCCATTTATAATACAGACCAGTGCTATGCATACTCTCCTCCTTCCACCAATGGATCGCAGTCCTGAACAGCAACATTGATCAGCATTGGACTTCTGTATTGCTTCCCTTGCCATGTGAATCCCCTGGAATATACTCTTTGAAATTTCATTGTACATCTGGAGGTCCACGTATCTATGATTAACTCTTCGAGAAATGTTTTAAGATTTTGTCAGTTTGATTTGCCACTTTCCTAGTGTGGtctagtagttttttttttttttttttggaagtcccataaacaattaaaaagattaaaattgGAAATTTTAGCATTCACAGATTTTACCAGAATCCCCTTTGATGGAATTTGAACCCATGTTCGGAGTAGTAAAAGGTTTCATGAAACTTTTATATATTCTCAGGAAATGTAGATCCAAATACTTCTATTATGCAAGAatctacatttatttttctttcctgttaagctgccttttttttttctttacaaagtgCATTGAAAATGTCTCCAGGCAGGACTGTCCAATATGTTTAGAGGtaagggttgggttttttaaatgtttcagctATTAAAAGTTTACATGAAAGTAAATTCTATACCTTAATTGTGTACCTATTGAAATATCCTTTTTCCCTTTTGGCTTTGACTTTAGCTTTCTGGGTGTGTTTGGTACTTGGGAAAATACATGTTAATTATGTCTTGAAACAGGACATTCACACCTCACGTGTTGGAGCTCACGTTCTGCCGTGTGGACACCTTCTTCATAGGTAAAGCCACTTCTGTAGAATCCTCAATATCAGAAATGGAAATATCTGTTGTATCTTCCAGTCCATCTCCTCACTAATGCAAGGCTGATTGTTCTCTATCTTCAGTGGTGTTCTGAATGtcccaagcaatggggcttccgTCCTTTCCTTTGGAGACTTCTCCCCAACCCAGTAAAACTTCCTGACAGAGAGGCTTCCTTGATGTTCATCTTACATTTTACCTTGCTTAATTTCTTCTTGTTACCACTTATACTCCAGCATATCACCCTATATAATGCCCTCCTTGGTGCAGACTGTTGTGCCGCCCCCTCACTGTGGCCCTATAATGAAGAGCCCCATGGGGCTTTGTGAAGGCACAGGGGTCTGACTTCATGGAACATGTTGGAGGGTCCAGGACGCAAGTTGTCTCTTAACCAGTGTATATATTTAACTCTTAATTATCATTCTGCATTGTCCTTGCGTCCACTGAACGTTTCTATTACTCTAGGAaatctttccagtttgtccataaTTTTTATGCTgacatggtgcccagaactgaatacaGTACTCCCAGAGCGTGGTCACAACAGAGTCACGTATTTCCTTCGTGTCCTGTGCATCGATGCCTCTATATTCAACCCAAAATGTCCTTAtcccttttttgtttgttcgCTATTATGTCTCATTGGAAATACCTTGGATTTTCTTCTATTCCTAGGTCTCCTTCATTGCTGTTTGCCAGACTCCCCCTCCCACTGACTGTACGTTGTAGATTAACGTTCTCCAGGTGTAGCAGCATGACGTTTTCCTAACTGAATCTTGCTTTGTTGTGTTCTGCCCGTCTCCCTAACTCTCTCTGAAGTCGTTCTCTGTCCCTGTTGTTTGGAGTGATCTTGAATCATCTGCAAGTTTCATTCCCACGCTGTTGACTCCTTCCTCCAGTTCACTACTGAAGATGTCAGAATGGGACCTAACACATTCTGGTGTCCTTGGGTCCCTCTAAACACTAAGTTTTGGTGCTCGGTTGCCTCCCTCTTTCCACTGCcatacaaattattttttaaccaTAGCTCTTTGGCTAGCTCACTCTTCCTTCAGTTGAAGCCCCACTTTTCTGTCCAGAGGGTTTAAAGCACAGTGACTTCACCTTCTTCGTGTAGCTACTAATGTGGccttgtgttttctttttagaACTTGTTATGAAGACATGTTAAAAGAGTGAGTATTCTGACCCCACTTCTTCCTAAGTACCATGGCAGTGCAGACTCCTGAGCTGGCGAAGTAAAGATTGCTGTGACAATCCAGGACTGAGCGATTTAAAGGCAACTGTTAACAAAGCAGTCTCTCCTCTGCTGCTTCCAGCAAACACTGTGCAATGTGTTCATGTTGTACATCACCTTTCTCATTGACTACTGGGATGGGAATCGGttcataagactggaagggacctcctgggtaactgagtccaatcccctgctttcACAGGCAACACtgtcatataatcccattcataaacttatcaGCTACATCTTAAAGCTAGTGGGGTTGTTTGCCCCACTGCTCCTGTGGGGAGACTGTGCCAGCCCGTCACTCCTCTGATGGACAGAAGCCTTCTGctcatttccagcctaaatttattcatggccagtttatccccatttgtccttgtgccaacattgtcctttacattcaatagctcttctccctccctggggtTTTCCTCCCCGTCCTGATGTATTTAAACTGACTCTGTCACCACAGCAGCTTTCTGACTTGTATTTCGTGTCCTTGCCAGAGGTTACCGATGCCCCTTGTGCATGCACTCGGCTTTAGATATGTCCAGGTACTGGCGACAATTGGATGATGAAGTGGCGCAAACCCCTATGCCCACGGAATATCGGAACATGATGGTGGAGGTAAATGGCACCTTTTCTCACCATGCCCCCTTCCAGTCTCCCTCCATTATTGGCCACTCTCTACCATCCTGTTAGTCAGAGTAGAGAGCAAGTGGAGCTCTCTCTGAAACAAAAGGTAATGTTACCCTTTGGCATGATGCAGAACCGTTGTTTCTCATGTTCAGGGGATAAGGTGACCAGCTAGGTGAAGAACTATTTTGTTCCTTACCCACCGGTGCCTGGTATAGCATTGCACTGAGCCGGGGGGAAGGGATGCCGGGGGAATTACTCTTCTGAAACATCTTGGATTGTCAGACAACACCAGATCAGGGAGCCACTGTCCTCTGCAGGAGCAGGAATGTATGCTCTCTTCCCATTCCAGAGTGAACACACTGTTTGTGCAAAACGCTCGGATGTTTGCCAGCGTTAGGGTGGCAAATTGGGTGCCGCTATTCTAGCCAAGGGTAATTCAGCCTTTGACATCCACGTTGGGCCTGGCTTCTGCTTGCTAGTGAAACTTAAATTAGGATCAGGGCTATGTAACTTATTCCAGCAGCACGCGGAAAGCCAGCCCAGATGCCCCACTTCCCTAGTGTTTCTTGGATTGAGGATGGTTCTGCTTTTTTAGATGATGTAGAAAAGAACGTATTTCCCAGAATGGATTATTTGAAGTCTCATAGAGCAGTGTCAGGCAGCCCCCACAGAGGGAATAGTGTAACCAGAGCTTTGTGTCCTCTCCAGTCTTCATGTTCTGGAAAAACTTAGGCTGATTGTCTGGGAAGGCCAAATTTGTTATGCAtctaatgcaaaaaataaaaaggtaatcAAAGTTGTTAAACAGCACACTTATCTAAACCgtattagtaaaaaaaaaattgcataatattaaaaaaagaaaatttgcaGATTGCAAGGCTTAGAAGGTGCTAAGCCTTGGGcaccatatgaaattaataaTTCAACTGTGCCAATTATAATTGCTGTTTAAAATGAACAGGAAATCATAAAAAATTAACAATATAAGTACAACAGAAAATAAGACCTATAACCAGCATTATCCCAGTGTAAAAATGGCAacataaggaaaaaataaaaacagcctgCTGTAAACAAATCAAGCACAGATGGTCCTGTAAGTGCTCAGCCCAAAATAAACTGGACCACCAGCGAGGGAGGTTGGGCCCAACTAGTCGTTAAAGAGAGAGTGAAGGAGGTGATACTGCTAGGGACACAGTATGTGCTGTGAAATACCACAACTTCTCGGTGGAGACAACACCATGCCGGGGAATCTGAACCTCACCTCTTTGACTGAGATTGGGACCCATGCCTTATGGCcaagtgtaaaaataaaaatgtaacagaAGTCGTGACAGACAAAGAGAGAATCCCTGGTGGCCAGTCTCGTTGCACCTGTACCTCCCTTGCCCATTAACATCGCTGACTTCATACAGAGGAAAATAGAATGATTGGTGCACATTGCCCAACTAATAGCCAAGCAACAAACAATTGAAAACAATACTGTACCAAAGGAGGTGAGTTGGTGCCCCCGGTTCGTACTTTAAGCCTAATATTAATAGAAATTCAAATAGTTACCACCACTGTGGTCTTACAAATGTGCTGCTAAataataaacttaaaaaaaaaaaaaaccccaaccaacccccccaaaataataccaataaaacaaatataaaacaaaaaaatatagcTAAAACCTAACCCAGcgtaaataaacacacacaaacgcctcatttaaaaaaatgtaaaatatcaaattaaaaacaaaatacttatTCTAAAtcaacaaaactaaaaaaataaaatatcgaAACCAACTAAAATAAAAGACAAGTCCTGTTTACtagaaataacaaaaaataaaataagaatatacaaataaaataaaaagatgtcTGGTAGTAAGCAAGTTTTGTTCTAGGCACAATGTTTTATGCAGCCTCCCATTTGTCTTACGGCCACTCTCTTTTACTACAGATCCTTTGCAATGATTGCAGTGCCCGGTCCACGGTACAGTTCCATATCTTAGGCATGAAGTGTACAAGCTGTGAATCCTACAACACTGCTCAAGACGGAGGATGCAGGATGGCTCTGGAGCAGCAGTGACTACCACCCACATCGCATGTTACTGGAAAGAAAACCATCCTTGTTTGATATGGCTGCTAAGGCACACCACAATGTCTCATAGTACAAATGGTTTCTCTGTTAATGTCCTATCACAAAATCCCAATTCCTGGTGCCGTATTCAGGCTCCTTAGGAAACTGTCACTCTCTGCTGTTAGCATATCCTATGATTCCCCCACTGCAGTGGTTGTGAAGTGCAGATCCATGTCAGAGCGCCTGTGAGATCTCACCCCTCTGCTTTCTACAGTGATGCTCCCTGGAGAGCATTCTTGTCTGGTGGAACTTCCCCTTCCGTGGTGCTGTGCATCACACACAGTGTTGGTCCTTGAGAACTGCAAATTTTAGAGGAGAGCTCAGCTGTCTTTTCTACCATGCTGTATAGATACATATTTCTTATAAGATGATTTATAAGCAACATCTGTCAGAACTGAACTGATTCTGTGGCATCTGAGGGCTCTGACCAGATTCTGTGGAGGCTGTTGCTTCCAGGAAGAGAGGGCAGCAAGGATAGACAGATACCCCTTCTGCATAGAAATCCGCGGGGAAGGTCAGTAGCTTGGAGTGCTATCTTAAGGAAAGCTTAAGTCTTCAATCTTTTTGGTAAATAGATTTTGTTTGTGAGTGACAATTGTAGGTGGATGAAGTCTGGGAAATGGAGGTGACGATAgatggaagaggtggagtggtACAAATCATTTATCTTCATCTGCAACTCCCACAACCTGCCCAAAGTAAAAATGAGCAGGTTTATTAATGTAAAGCAAGGCTACTGTGTGTCAGATCAGTGTGGATATACAACACTTTAAAAACAGGGCTCAAAGCTGCTGCTTTTCTCAACTGGTTTCTCTACATCTTAGTTCCTTTCATCTGCTGCAATTACACTAGCCATTGATTTCTCTCCACCCCGAAGGCCCCGATGCTGAAAAGTCGAACCAACATGCTTCCTTTAAATATGCCAGTGGtctgttaacttcagtgagtCTATTCAGGTGCATGAAGTTAGGCATGTGCCTTCGTCTTTTCAGGATTGAGGCCAAAAATAGTTCCATTGATTCTGCAATTTTGCAAAAATTCTCGAATTTAGGGACACTCTCAGGTGGTTTAGGCCCAGTCTTTGCTTTTGCAGTTGTTTTCTTGAAACTAGATCTTACAAAACAATTGTTAAAATATACTGAAAATAGTTCCCGCCAGAGTGTTGGCAGTCTGAATGCTGCGGGATGGCCCTCCTTTGTGAGAGCCAGTGTGTGAAAGTAGCTCGAGGTATATATGAAAGAACCTTATCTCTTTCATTCTCCATGCTGAGTGAAATCAGAAAATCACAAACCTAGCTTCTCACTATGTagcttattttttaaacttgttcTAATTATCTAAAGTGTCactaaaaatttatttttcatctgacagtgtccctttatgCTCAAAAATACTTCAACTCTAAGTGCTGCATGGTAGTATTAGTGTATCCTGCTACGGAAATCGAACTGCATATATGTAGGGATCTTTTTCTAAAGCCCTTTTCTCAATGCCATAAAGTAATGTATTTTGATGTACAGTAATATCTTTAATAAAGCAGATTATAGTAAACTCTTCATTAGCTTGGTGATCGCCATTCCTGGGAAGTGTCAAGTGAGTTTGAACTAAAATGGGATGGTGTAAAAATATAGTTTGTCAGTTCATTTCAATGGCAGTGATGGATTTTTTTACTTTGCAAGATGCTGGACCCACTGGCATGTGAGGAAAGGTGGGAGAATGCAACTACAGCTGGAATATTACTTGACTCAGATTTTTTTATACTAGATCTGTGCTGAGCCTTTTGACCTGCACAGTTGTTTACGCTGGAAATAGTTTTCCAGCAGCTCATGTTGTTCCTCAACCTCTCCACGGCAGTCCCGACAGCTACATTAAACTCTGTATGCTTCCCTCACAAGGTAATTTTCTCTGCAGTTATGACAGCATGCAATAAATGTGACGCTCACTAGTGCTAGGGAATGTTGCAATGTCTATAGTTAGCAAGTTGCAAATTAAGCACAGAAAGTTACAATGACTCTTGGGGTATAGCTACACTGCACACGCCTTTCAGCAGCGTTTGAGTACATAAACTATACACACCCCTAGCATGGGTACAAATAGAAGTGTAGACAGTGAGACATAAAGACAGGCCTGAACACTGTGGATGCGTACCCTACTCGACTCTCTGCTTGCCCCAGCAGTGCAGCCCCATCTACGCTGCTGTTTTTACCAGcatagtgtcctgctgcctcctagctgctggagtctttccccattgcagggaaaggctctggtagcTGGAAAGACCTTGAGATCCCTAGAACTTTTGGCAGGACTAGATGTACTTTTTTGCAGCACAGGTGAGGAAGGTGGCTACTGTATGTGTGTTACACAGTAGTGAGGTGGACTGATGGCTCCATTCTTCCTAACTTTGGTAAACTAATCTCTTCTGAGACATTGAGTCCATGTATGCGGccgctgggaggtgtaattcctgACATGGGTGGGTAtgcactgaaaatagcagtgtggccatgaGTCTGTACCCAAGATCTCTGATGGGATTGTACTCTGGTgactagcctgagctgctgcccctGCCGATAAGAGCTAGAGTGGGTATGTCTGtccgagctggaaattacacctctctgctgcagtgtagacctgccctgtaAGTGACAGTTTCCACCACTGTAGTTTGAAACCCAAAATGCAAATTACAGCCTTTCCCTGTGGTACTGTGTTAAGTGTGTTGTGGTGTTTGGATGGCAACTGACAAAGCAAACACCTCTGGATGctttgtctttattttaataGGATTTGGAGGGCTGTTCCAGTTGCAGAATAATGGAACGGAGTGGAGCCTAGGAAGGCAACAGTGAAGAAAACTTCTTGGTTTTGTCAGTCAAATTAAATAATACAGTTAAATATTAAAACTTGTTGATTAATTCACCTACCCTGCTGTGTCTAGCTTGGGAAACCGCAAAtcagtttctctctttttgtgtgtgtgtatttagcaATCagattaaagcttttttttttcttctatccTTAAGGTCTGATCTTTAAATCTGTCAGTACAGATCTAAATAGTCATACACGTAATGCGCACAGCCTCTGCCAGTGGTGTGAGCTGGGCACAGGAGTAAACAGccttttttccacaggacacgGGCAACTTCTTTTATGATTTACTCCATGTTGCTTTGGAAAGCTGCAAAATTAGCATTCCAGCAGAGGCTAATCCATATATTTACTGGCAAGGAGAAGTGTTTTGTCTCCAGATAGTGCTCCTGTCAGATTCTTGCAGTGATGGAAGCACAGGCTTGGGACATCACTGACAAGTCTAGCAGGAGAATTAGATGTTTTATCTGACATGACAGATACGTTGGTGGCCCACAGATGGGCTGGGGGCGTTGCCCTCCTAAATGCCAGTACTGCTGTCATTCAATGAGTGCAAGCTGCAGCTATTGACAGAAAGATAGATAGTAATTGCACTGCTGAAAAGAGATTCAGCCAAGTCACAGTGCGACTGTTTGGGTCTGCCCAGCAACTGCCACCACTCCTTTGGAATGGTCAGTGCTTGTGCTGAGTAGAGCAAGAATTAAAAATACTCCTCCAGTCTCGGTTACTACAGAAATATCCCGGCTTACTAATGCAAGCCAGCTTTTCTTTTCAGACTTTAAAAAGTTTGTTTGTGGTAAAGAgatttgtgttgttttgtttttttttttttaaatatgcagaGGCTTCTTAGAGTTAAGAGCCATTACCTTGGGCCAAGATTTGAAAAAATGGATGCCTATAATTAAGCTCCTCAATAAAtgtctggattttcaaaagagttgaggacccccccccccaaaaaaaaaaaaaaagaaaagcagctccCATGGGCTTCTGGAAAGCTTAGCTGTGAGATTTTTATTAAGAATATCAGTGTGGAAAGCTTCTCAACAGCAATGTGAAGCGCACGTTGCTGCTTGTTCATTAGTAGGATCTCTTAGCTTGTGCTGCAATTAATGTATTTAGCAATTAATGTATTTTGTGTAGGGCTTGCCTTGGTCCCATTTGTTTTCCATTCTAATGATCTGTGTAGAATTGGATGCTGGGCTTTGATATTTTTTGTCCCCCTAAAAGAAGCCCCTCTGTGTGTACCTTCCTGTTCTAGCTATGACCTCTGTTGCTCATTAGAGCTTGGGGGTGTAATCAGTGCATGCAGCAGGCTGAAAAGAATAGGTAATATGGGATTAAAAACTCTTACATTAGAGAGAATATTTTATGCTCTAGCTGTTTTAGAAGTAGAGGGAAGTACCTTGCAAATAGCACGAGGTGTCGCCAAAAGACTCTTGAATCACAGTATCCATGAGCTAGGAATACCTTACCTATTTATGCTtgattcaaaaacaaaatgacaAGGAGTTAAATAATAGTATCCCAGGGATCAGGAGGGGGGTTTTTTGTGCAGGAAAGATACACAAATTATATTTTCCTTAGAAGAACATGGGTTGCATCTGAAGAAATACAGGTGATGGTGGTGGGAGCTGCAGATCGGAGGAAGGACAGCAGAAATCACCTTGCCAACTCGGAAAGCAAACTTTTGGGGCAAGGAGCTTTGCCTTTGTGTCTATAAAGAGCATACACGCCTGTATTTCTATAGAAAGGGGGCACGGAATGGCAGCGGTGACATGGGTGGGAGGCGAGTGGATGGTTACATACAGAAGCTAACAGTGGCACGGTCCTTGCATCCCTCTGTGCAAAGAGGTCAGACCTTCAGGAATCATGCAATGAAATAGTCCTTGGActgactcctgctgctgcagcagttAAAGAAGGGAATAAATATGAAGTAATACAGCTTGCCCCAGGATTAAGAAAACTATACAGAACTCTTACACCTCTGCTAAGTGCTATGGAAACACTACCTGTCCCTCACCTCAGCCTGCTCCCAGAGGACAGCTGGCCATTTTCTTCACGTGCAGTTCTGTGTGAACTGTTGTACAAGCAAAGGAAACCAAGTTCCCACTGTTCAGGCCAGCGGAAGAATGCTCTTCCCAATGTGCATGAAGACAGCCAGCTGGCCAGCAGGAATTTTGGTGATCTGATGTCGAGATTCCAGCTGTTTGTATCCCGAATCAGTCACTGTGCTGATGAATCTGCCTTACAGTAGCTTATGTACACAAATcgtgtggtggtggtgatggctTAGCACCTTACAAAATAGATAATCAAAAGCAATGCACAAATAAATTGCTGGATAGCTACATAAAGCTATTGCCAATTGTTTTTCTATACTGTGTTAGTAATATCCTAGATCACGGGTGTCAAACGTGCAGGCCCTGGGCTCGATACGTGGCTTAATGTATCCGAGGCGTACACAACCTATTTAGACTAGAGAATCTgaacttttctttaaaacaaagttGGTTTCTGGCCCTACTGGCTGCATAGATGCAGCCTCTGTTACCAGCTGGCAGGTTAAGCAATACCCTggtgtcttcctgagtctgcaacGACAGCCATCGTTATAGAGGCACGTCTGCTCTCTGAGTGCACAATCAGCCATTGACACATGCCCATAGCCAGCTAGGACTTATGCTGGGGTACTGTGTACCTCTGCCAGGACATACCTAATGTTGAACACGTGTCTTTGAagtgagaggggaggagggaaaaagcTGCTTCGATTCAATACAGTATTTCCCTGTTTAGCACAGGCTGAGGTATGCGACTCCAACCTGTCAGGGCCAGGGTGGAAATTTTGTTTCTGTGCTGTCCGGAAGGAGAAGGGAATGCATCTGGGTCCCCTCTCCCCATTGCTTAGTTGTATaggattttgataaataaaaataTGGATCAAAAAACTATCCCTCCAAATAGATGAGCCATGCCTGGCAAGCtaatccacccttccccttcagCAATTCAATGTCTTCAAAGGTCTGGGGAGAAAACCATGTGCCTTAAAGGTGTAGGTGAGTTCACACCAAATTAGGAGTGAATTCCAATGCTCTGGCATTCTCATTTTATACCATCAGGGCTTCAGCTCAGGTGCTTCTGCTGATCTTAGCTGTGGAAAAAGCAAAACTCCCGCCTGCTCTGTGCAACCTTAACACTGGGCTTCCAGAGGCAGGGCTCTGTCTGACCCATCTCATTCATCTGCTACGACAACTTTGGTCACTACAGGCAGCTGTCACTGTGCTTCAGTGGGGTTTGACACAGCTACAGATTTTGTCTTCTGTCAGATTTACTTGTTTATAAATCCACTAGCGACAATGCTCATCCTTTACCATACACCTGTGCTGAGTGCAATACAAGTgtttagaagggaccattatgatcaactGCATCTGAGCTGCATAGCACAGGCAAGAGATTATTGGCCAGTGAGTTCTGTATTAAGGCCAATAAGCTGGTGAGCTGTAGTGTAGAAGATAGATACTAGGTACAG is a genomic window containing:
- the RCHY1 gene encoding RING finger and CHY zinc finger domain-containing protein 1 isoform X2; this encodes MDRFKVKQVQCAKCKSIQQAQQSCEDCSSMFGEYYCGICHLFDKDKKQYHCEKCGICRIGPKEDFFHCSKCNLCLALSFQGKHKCIENVSRQDCPICLEDIHTSRVGAHVLPCGHLLHRTCYEDMLKEGYRCPLCMHSALDMSRYWRQLDDEVAQTPMPTEYRNMMVEILCNDCSARSTVQFHILGMKCTSCESYNTAQDGGCRMALEQQ
- the RCHY1 gene encoding RING finger and CHY zinc finger domain-containing protein 1 isoform X1; amino-acid sequence: MAAAAAAAAGCEHYRRGCLLQAPCCGKFYVCRLCHDSKEDHQMDRFKVKQVQCAKCKSIQQAQQSCEDCSSMFGEYYCGICHLFDKDKKQYHCEKCGICRIGPKEDFFHCSKCNLCLALSFQGKHKCIENVSRQDCPICLEDIHTSRVGAHVLPCGHLLHRTCYEDMLKEGYRCPLCMHSALDMSRYWRQLDDEVAQTPMPTEYRNMMVEILCNDCSARSTVQFHILGMKCTSCESYNTAQDGGCRMALEQQ